GCTTGCTGGTCCGGCCGGACGACAGGCTGTTGACCGCCGCCTGCATCGCGGAGAGCATGTTGGTGCCGGTGTAGACGGTGTTGCCGCTGTTACGGGCGGTCCAGGTCGAGCCGTTCAGCACCGCTTCGGCGTTGAACGAGCCCGAGCCGCAGTTGCCGGACGGGGGCGGGGTGGTCGGGGTGCCTCCGCTGGCGACCCGGACCATCTGCCACTGCTGGTTCCAGCCGTTGAGGTCCTGATATTGGGAAATCGTCCCACCGTCGGCGGTGGACCACTGCCAGACGTCGAGGGCCTTGCCGCTGTGCCGGTTGACGAACCGGACGTACCCGCTGTCGGAGTCGGCGACGCCGAAGTGCTGGCGGGTGGTGCCGTTGTCGGCGTTCTGGACGAGCGGGGTGCCGTCGTTGGCGTTCGGCAGTTCCAGGAACTTGCCGCTGTGCCGGGATCGGATCTTGTAGTAGCCGTTGCCGGCGTCGACGAACTGCCACTGCTGCTGGTTGCCGTCGTTGCGGGACCACTGCACGATCGGCGCGCCGTCGTCGGTGGCGAAGTTGTAGACGTCGACCGCCTTGCCGCTGTGCCGGTTGACCAGGACGTACCAGGCGTTGGTGTCGACGGTGGCGGCAGCGGCGGGCTGCAGGCCGACCGCGACGCCGGTGCCGAGCATGACGGTGGTGGCGAGCACGACGACGCCGGTTCGCCAGCGCCGCCATCTGGTGGCTGTCATCGAGATCCTCCTGGGGGTTCGGGTTCGGAAGAAGCGAGCCGGTGCGCCCCACGGCAGCGGGGAAAGGGCTTTCCGAATTGTGACGGCAATGTATCGAAGTGTTTCGATCAAGTCAATCGAGAAACCTGACATCGGTTGGCAGGTTTACCTGCCAAGGTGACGGCATGAGCACTTCCGTGAACACCACCCCGTCGGTCGGAAAGCCCGCCGACAACCCGTCGACCGGCCGGATCGTCCTGGTGGCGGGGGCCACCCGGGGAGCCGGCCGGCAGATCGCCATCCAGCTCGGCGCCGCCGGCGCCACCGTCTACGTCACCGGCCGCAGCACCCGGCTGCGTCGATCGGAAATGGACCGGCCGGAGACGATCGAGGACACCGCCGACCTCGTCACGGCGGCCGGCGGCACCGGCATCGCCGTACCGACCGATCACTTGGATCCGGCGCAGGTCGAGGCCCTGACCCAGCGGATCGCCGACGACCACGGTCGGCTCGACGTACTGGTCAACGACATCTGGGGAGCCGACCACCTGATCGACTTCGAAGCCCCGCTCTGGGACCAGCGTCTCGACGACGGCCTGCGCGCGCTCCGGCTGGCCATCGACACCCACCTGATCACCAGCCACTACGCGCTGCCGCTGATGATCCGTGACCCGGGCGGCCTGGTGGTGGAGATGACCGACGGCACCGCCGACTACAACGCCACCCGCTACCGGCAGTCCATCTTCTACGACACGGCCAAGAACGCCGTCATCCGGTTGGCCTTCGCGCAGGCGCAGGAGCTGCGGCCGTACGGGGCGACGGTCGTGGCCCTGTCGCCTGGCTGGATCCGGTCCGAGGCGATGCTGGACCACTTCGGGGTGACCGAGGCCACCTGGCGCGACGGCACCG
The sequence above is a segment of the Solwaraspora sp. WMMD406 genome. Coding sequences within it:
- a CDS encoding SDR family oxidoreductase, encoding MSTSVNTTPSVGKPADNPSTGRIVLVAGATRGAGRQIAIQLGAAGATVYVTGRSTRLRRSEMDRPETIEDTADLVTAAGGTGIAVPTDHLDPAQVEALTQRIADDHGRLDVLVNDIWGADHLIDFEAPLWDQRLDDGLRALRLAIDTHLITSHYALPLMIRDPGGLVVEMTDGTADYNATRYRQSIFYDTAKNAVIRLAFAQAQELRPYGATVVALSPGWIRSEAMLDHFGVTEATWRDGTATDPHFVISETPVLVGRAVAALAADPTVARFTGQSLSSGQLAKEYGFTDLDGSQPDAYRYLVEVVEAGKAADATGYR